Genomic segment of Nothobranchius furzeri strain GRZ-AD chromosome 12, NfurGRZ-RIMD1, whole genome shotgun sequence:
ttgtaaaacagcatgtttagctctgtttgtcggctacagaagcacatttataaagaagaaacgtgaagtcgccatcttaaaaaaatacggagcgacagactttttgtgtgatttgcttgtcagccactagatggtgccatcagataagagaaatactccggaaagagactaagACTAAAGTAAGACCTAACAGGTACAGTGGCCCACCAACActcaagttgcaagtgtgatattctgaccacagggggTAGTGGCGTCTGAGGGGCATTTTGTTAACCCTGAAATGGTCATTTTCAGAACAtatactggttcaagaaaataggaaaaagttgcatagtgtgcCTTTGAATAAGATTCACTAAACTGACGAAATAATGACtgtacatgtctacagcactagaTACAAATTAATACATTTTATCTACAAAATAttcatttgggggtgacttgctctttaaagtgggaGCTCTGAAATGTCTAATTCAGGATTCCTGAATCAGGAAGGtgttgaaactgtcaagaataaaacttaaAAGATAGCTAGATGTGAGAGGGAAGAATTTCATGAACATGATGTATTTACAGATcataaaattattataataaaaatgTACATACCCTTTCAAAGATGGACCCTCTCTGCCTGATTGGCTGTCTGGTCCCTCGTGGACAACGTCACACTCAGTTTTGGGTCTGCCTGCGCAGTCTGTTTTATTCCAAGCCAAAGAAGTTACGATGATCACTTTATGGGGAAACATTTTTATTCCCTTTACCATCATAACTGGCCTCTCTTGTTTTCGACACGATGTGGTTCCGGAAGAAAACCCAAATATTCCGCCAATCGCTAAATATTTCTGTACGAAAGGCAGGTATGAGGAAGTCAACCCGTATCTCATAGAGGACATTCTTGCGGTAAACAGATCTATTTTGCAGCCTCCGGCCCCGCAGTGCCACGAGATCCATCTGACCGCTATAATCCGACATGGGACGAGATACCCGACGGCCAAAAATGTCAAGAAGATGCGGAAGTTTTACAATCTGGTCCGGAGCAGCGCGACAGGCACGCACAACTGGCTGCGTGAGATCCAGAACCTGTGGGCGATGTGGTACACCGAGGACATGGACGGCCGACTGGTCCAGAAAGGGGTAGAAGACCTCAAACATCTGGCCATACGGCTGTCTAAATTGTTCCCCTCCATGATTTCAGAGGAGAAGCTTCGAAATGGACTCATCAAGTTCATCACCAGCTCCAAGCACAGATGCGTCAACAGCACGCTGTCCTTCCAGGCCGGACTGACGAGCCTGTGGGACATTGCAGGTCATGCATGAATAACAAAACATCACGTTATTCACACGGAAGCACCATAAcctctgttttatttttcttttttctatgCAGATGTGGAGTTTGGTCATGAAATGAACGATGCCCTTATGAGGTTCTTTGAGCTGTGTCACAAATTTGTGCAGGAAGTTGATAGCAACCCATCTGCGATGACAGAGCTGGACAAGTTCAGCAAGGGCCTAGAGATGATGAGGGTCCAGCAGAAGATAGCAGACAGACTGGAAGTCCCATACAACCTCATCACAGATGGTCGGTGTTAAAATAGTTATTTCAATGCTCCGGTTCAGGTCAGACTGACCTTTATATATAACTTTAGTCAGGCCTGTACTATTGTTTTGGTGTAACTGATCAACGTTTCCACTGGTGGGGGGTATTTTAGGCAAATATTAGCTTTTTTAACTGTTAGATTTCACAATTAAACCAATATAATTAAATGTTCACAAAGCCATGGCCAAATGCCTACTAACGATCTTTTTTTCTTAATCATTTTATAGCATTATTAATAGTAATATATCCAAAGCGTTGTTTTATTTTAACACCACATTTCAAGATTCAACCTCATACTAATTATAACAacatagcaataaacaaacactttgtaaagtaataataatacaaaatatatatatatatatatatatatatatatatatatatatatatatataaactgagTGAATAGTTTCTAAATAAATCTGTGATATGGTTGCACAGCTTAAGTTAGCCATCATGATCTACAATGAGGGATTATCTAAAAGTTGATCACAAACtcatggttatatatatatatatatatatatatatatatatatatatatatatatatatatatatatatgtgtgtgtgtgtgtgtgtgtgtctgtgtgtgcgtgtgtgtgtgtgtatatatatatatatatatatatatatatatatatatatatatatatatatatatatatatatatatatatatatacatatatcaggCCAGGAGTCTGGACACACCTGTCTCATtccatgtgttttctttattttcatgatcgtttgcattggtagattctcactgaaggcatcaaaactatggatgagcacatgtggagttataaatatataaataaaacaaataaaatatttaataaattaaaaaaggaCTTTAACTATCAGTTAGGAaatattgcaccaaaaacaataaaatagacccTATctctccaaaacaataaatacaatgtcttatccagtgtcaacaaccaaaactgcacttcactaatgataataaataataataataataataataataatagagttgtacatttcttaACCTCTTTGCATTGAGGCTGAAAAAATTAttgagttcattttcatctatcgtacgattaattaatttattgattatcgtcccagCCCATATATAATCAGTGTTTAGATTCTCTTTTACTGAAGGAAAGTTTCATGATTAGATCAGAATAACATAGTTTACAGGAATGAAAAAAGTAATTCTTTATACACTAACTCACATGCATCTAACAGTCTTCGACATGCAACAATATTGCATGTTTTGCAATATTGCAAATATGTGTGTTGTGTGATGTCCAATGCTTATCCAAACTGCTTCCTCTTCACCAGGGTTgggggagctggtgcctaacACCAGGGGTCATCGGGCAAGAGGCAGGGGACATCCTGGGCAGGTGCCCTGTCCATCATAGGACTACACAGAAATAACCATTCACAGGCACACTTAGGAACACTATAGAGTCTACAGTCAGCCTGCTTTGcaagtttttggtctgtgggagtaaGCCAGAGAacctggagaaaacccatgcatgcatgtggACACGATCCTTCCTGAAAGGCAACAGTGACAACAACTGTGCCACCCAGCTCTCTCCAACTTAACTCACATATGATTCTCTATTCTTGACACAACAGTTCTAATGAAGTTATTTTATTAAAGGGAAAGGCAGACGCATTTTTGTACATCTtaggtcctaaccctaacccacaccaCTCAACAGAAACACACCAGTTACTTATAACACCTGCTAACATCACTTAACACAAACACATAGATTATAGTGAATTATATCTACAATGTCCTCCACATGCAGTTGTACACTGTTTG
This window contains:
- the minpp1a gene encoding multiple inositol polyphosphate phosphatase 1a — encoded protein: MITLWGNIFIPFTIITGLSCFRHDVVPEENPNIPPIAKYFCTKGRYEEVNPYLIEDILAVNRSILQPPAPQCHEIHLTAIIRHGTRYPTAKNVKKMRKFYNLVRSSATGTHNWLREIQNLWAMWYTEDMDGRLVQKGVEDLKHLAIRLSKLFPSMISEEKLRNGLIKFITSSKHRCVNSTLSFQAGLTSLWDIADVEFGHEMNDALMRFFELCHKFVQEVDSNPSAMTELDKFSKGLEMMRVQQKIADRLEVPYNLITDDMVEAAFYLCAYEFAIKTVNSPWCRLFDEVDAQVMEYAIDLKQFWKRGYGYDINSKSSCILFHDVFSRLDKAVKEKQSGEQVSEAVTVQVGHAETLLPLFTLLGFFKDTDPLTSANYATQTQRSFRTSQMLPYAANFVMVLYDCGGGDFRLQPLLNENPVAFPGLTNQQASMPLYQDVKQHYSDLLNGCDFETECQLFKGPSEV